The following coding sequences are from one Vibrio syngnathi window:
- a CDS encoding malic enzyme-like NAD(P)-binding protein, which translates to MSEDSRQDQSSQALSPQEQFRQQALDYHEFPIPGKIAVELTKPANSAEDLALAYSPGVAEPVREIAQNVDNVYKYTGKGNMVAVISNGTAILGLGNLGPIASKPVMEGKALLFKRFAGLDSIDIEVKHRTIDEFVDTVANIADTFGGINLEDIKAPDCFEIERRLIERCDVPVFHDDQHGTAIVTAAGMLNAIELQGKKLEECKIVCLGAGAAAVACMELLIKCGAQREKIYMLDRKGVIHTRRDDLNEYKELFANNTDKRTLEDVIEGADLFLGVSGPNLLPAKALTLMADKPVVFACSNPDPEIKPELAHEVRSDLIMGTGRSDYPNQVNNVLCFPFIFRGALDVRASEINDEMKLAAVKAIRELAKEEVPAEVLAAAGETALEFGKGYIIPKPMDPRLLPRIAKAVAEAAVESGVARIEMPANYMA; encoded by the coding sequence ATGTCTGAAGACAGCCGCCAAGATCAATCCTCTCAAGCGTTATCGCCTCAAGAACAATTCCGTCAGCAAGCTCTTGATTATCATGAGTTCCCAATTCCAGGCAAAATTGCCGTAGAACTGACGAAGCCTGCAAACTCTGCAGAAGACCTAGCACTGGCATACAGCCCAGGTGTAGCTGAGCCTGTTCGCGAGATTGCACAGAACGTCGATAACGTTTACAAGTACACAGGTAAAGGCAACATGGTTGCAGTTATCTCTAACGGTACTGCAATTCTTGGCTTAGGCAATCTTGGTCCTATTGCTTCTAAACCGGTTATGGAAGGTAAAGCGCTACTGTTTAAGCGTTTTGCTGGTTTAGATTCTATCGATATTGAAGTAAAACACCGCACAATCGATGAGTTCGTTGATACGGTTGCGAATATCGCAGATACATTTGGCGGTATTAACTTAGAAGACATCAAAGCACCAGACTGTTTTGAAATCGAGCGTCGCCTGATTGAGCGTTGTGATGTACCTGTATTCCACGATGACCAACACGGTACTGCGATTGTTACGGCAGCAGGTATGCTGAATGCGATTGAGCTTCAAGGTAAGAAACTGGAAGAGTGTAAGATCGTTTGTTTAGGTGCTGGCGCAGCGGCGGTTGCTTGTATGGAGCTACTGATTAAGTGTGGCGCTCAGCGTGAGAAGATCTACATGCTTGACCGTAAAGGTGTGATCCACACTCGTCGTGATGACTTGAATGAATACAAAGAGCTGTTCGCAAATAACACCGACAAGCGCACGCTTGAAGATGTTATCGAAGGCGCTGATCTGTTCTTGGGTGTATCGGGTCCTAATCTGCTACCAGCTAAGGCTCTTACGCTGATGGCTGATAAGCCGGTTGTGTTTGCATGTTCAAACCCAGATCCAGAGATCAAGCCTGAGCTTGCACACGAAGTTCGTTCTGACCTAATCATGGGTACAGGCCGTAGTGATTACCCTAACCAAGTAAACAACGTACTTTGTTTCCCATTCATTTTCCGTGGTGCACTAGACGTGCGTGCGAGCGAAATCAATGACGAAATGAAGCTAGCGGCGGTTAAAGCGATTCGTGAACTAGCGAAAGAAGAAGTTCCAGCTGAAGTATTGGCAGCTGCGGGCGAGACTGCACTGGAATTTGGTAAAGGTTACATCATTCCTAAGCCAATGGATCCACGTCTGCTTCCTCGCATAGCAAAAGCAGTTGCGGAAGCGGCGGTTGAGTCTGGCGTTGCTCGTATTGAGATGCCTGCTAACTATATGGCTTAA
- the rpmE gene encoding 50S ribosomal protein L31, translating to MKVGIHPEYKAVSATCSCGNTFEFNSTLAKESIHLDVCDKCHPFYTGKQRIVDTGGRVDRFNKRFGALSSKK from the coding sequence ATGAAAGTTGGTATCCACCCAGAATACAAAGCAGTTTCTGCAACTTGTTCTTGCGGTAACACGTTTGAGTTCAACTCAACGCTAGCAAAAGAATCAATCCACCTAGACGTATGTGACAAATGTCACCCGTTCTACACTGGTAAGCAACGTATCGTAGATACAGGCGGCCGTGTTGATCGCTTCAACAAGCGTTTCGGTGCTCTTTCTAGCAAGAAGTAA
- the priA gene encoding primosomal protein N': MRPMIARVALPVPLDKQFDYKIPSHLFPIIGGRVSVPFGRQTLTGIVTALVNESEFELDKLKPIKALLDNQPVWPESVYSLLVWCSQFYQYPLGETLANALPSALRKGKAADFATLVEWQLTPSGRDQLMQGFGRAVKQAKVMHMLEHGPVPHQKFIDEEVGSAVLKTLEEKGWVESVEKKPKRHAWPVDLENDQDKPKLNEEQAIAIATVNSQTDFGCFLLEGVTGSGKTEVYLNMIKPILDQGKQALVLVPEIGLTPQTINRFKRRFNVPVEVIHSGLNDSERLNAWLSARDKIAGIVIGTRSALFTPFADLGIIIVDEEHDASYKQQDSLRYHARDVAIMRAHKAQIPVVLGSATPAFETLHNAQIGKYSYLTLTSRAGVALPTTNKVLDVKGEYLESGLSASLIAEMQRHLKAGNQVMLFLNRRGFSPALMCHDCGWTAECKRCDAYYTYHQYSNEMRCHHCGSQQHIVHHCQGCGSANLVTVGVGTEQLEAQLGQLFPEYKTIRIDRDSTRRKGSLESALESIRKGEYQILIGTQMLAKGHHFPDVTLVALLDVDASLYSSDFRASERLAQLFTQVAGRAGRASKPGEVILQTHHPEHGLLQALLHKDYNHFAQTALAERKQAMLPPYTFMTLFRAEANDTRLVEEFLRQVRHTLESHPLFDQYCMVLGPTPAPLAKRAGKSRWQLILQTQTRSMMQKLLMSAKPAINMLPAAKKVRWSLDIEPQDLS, translated from the coding sequence ATGCGCCCAATGATTGCCCGCGTGGCACTGCCGGTTCCACTAGACAAACAGTTCGATTACAAGATTCCTAGCCACCTATTCCCTATAATTGGCGGACGAGTTTCTGTGCCTTTTGGACGACAAACCTTAACAGGTATTGTTACGGCTCTGGTTAACGAATCTGAATTCGAATTAGACAAACTCAAGCCCATTAAAGCCTTACTAGACAACCAACCCGTTTGGCCGGAATCGGTCTACTCACTCTTGGTATGGTGTAGCCAGTTCTATCAGTATCCACTAGGTGAAACCTTGGCCAACGCACTACCAAGCGCCTTACGAAAAGGCAAAGCTGCAGACTTCGCGACGCTTGTTGAATGGCAATTGACCCCATCAGGCAGAGATCAACTGATGCAGGGCTTCGGCCGAGCGGTCAAACAAGCCAAAGTGATGCACATGCTTGAGCACGGCCCGGTTCCTCATCAGAAGTTCATCGATGAAGAGGTGGGCAGCGCGGTACTTAAGACGTTGGAAGAGAAGGGCTGGGTTGAATCGGTAGAGAAAAAACCAAAACGCCATGCATGGCCGGTGGATCTCGAAAACGATCAAGATAAGCCAAAACTCAATGAAGAACAGGCTATAGCAATAGCAACGGTAAATAGCCAAACCGACTTTGGTTGCTTCTTGTTAGAGGGGGTTACTGGCTCAGGTAAGACTGAAGTCTATCTGAATATGATCAAACCGATTCTCGACCAAGGTAAACAAGCGTTAGTGTTAGTACCGGAGATCGGCCTAACCCCTCAAACGATTAATCGCTTTAAGCGTCGTTTTAATGTGCCTGTTGAGGTGATTCACTCTGGATTAAACGATTCTGAACGATTGAATGCTTGGTTATCAGCACGTGACAAAATAGCGGGCATTGTGATTGGTACGCGCTCGGCTCTGTTCACGCCTTTTGCCGATCTGGGCATCATTATTGTCGATGAAGAACATGATGCTTCATATAAACAGCAAGACAGCCTCCGCTACCACGCTCGTGATGTGGCGATCATGCGAGCTCATAAGGCGCAAATTCCGGTTGTGTTAGGCTCTGCTACCCCAGCCTTTGAGACGCTGCACAACGCCCAAATAGGTAAATACAGCTACCTCACCCTCACCTCGCGCGCAGGTGTCGCACTACCAACCACCAATAAAGTGTTAGATGTTAAGGGTGAATATCTAGAAAGTGGCTTGTCTGCGTCTTTGATTGCTGAAATGCAAAGACACCTCAAAGCAGGCAACCAAGTGATGTTGTTCCTCAACCGCCGAGGGTTTTCTCCCGCACTGATGTGTCACGATTGTGGTTGGACAGCCGAATGTAAGCGTTGTGATGCTTACTACACCTATCACCAATACAGTAATGAGATGCGCTGCCACCATTGTGGCTCGCAGCAGCATATTGTGCATCATTGCCAAGGGTGTGGTTCAGCGAACTTAGTGACAGTAGGTGTAGGTACCGAACAGTTGGAAGCTCAACTTGGCCAGCTATTTCCGGAATACAAAACCATTCGTATTGACCGAGACAGCACTCGCCGTAAAGGCAGCTTAGAAAGCGCGTTAGAGTCGATTCGCAAAGGTGAATACCAAATTCTTATCGGCACACAGATGCTTGCTAAAGGGCACCACTTCCCTGATGTCACACTTGTGGCATTACTGGATGTTGATGCCTCTTTATATAGCAGTGACTTCCGCGCCTCTGAACGATTGGCTCAATTGTTTACTCAAGTCGCAGGTCGAGCAGGACGAGCCAGTAAGCCTGGTGAGGTTATCTTACAAACTCACCATCCAGAACATGGCTTATTACAAGCGTTGCTGCACAAAGACTATAACCACTTTGCCCAAACCGCATTGGCAGAGCGTAAACAAGCGATGTTGCCACCTTATACCTTCATGACTCTGTTTAGAGCGGAAGCCAATGACACACGTTTGGTGGAAGAGTTCTTGCGTCAAGTGCGCCACACATTGGAATCGCATCCGTTATTTGACCAATATTGCATGGTGCTCGGCCCAACCCCTGCACCACTGGCCAAGCGAGCCGGCAAGTCTCGTTGGCAGCTTATTCTACAAACACAGACTCGCTCGATGATGCAGAAGCTATTAATGAGCGCCAAGCCAGCAATTAATATGTTACCTGCTGCGAAAAAAGTCCGTTGGTCACTCGATATTGAGCCGCAAGATCTGAGCTAA
- the metJ gene encoding met regulon transcriptional regulator MetJ encodes MADWNGEYISPYAEHGKKSEQVKKITVSIPLKVLKVLTDERTRRQINNLRHATNSELLCEAFLHAYTGQPLPTDEDLRKDRPDDIPTEVKKLMTEMGIEFEAFDEE; translated from the coding sequence ATGGCCGACTGGAATGGTGAATACATAAGCCCATATGCTGAGCATGGAAAGAAAAGCGAACAAGTAAAGAAAATTACAGTTTCTATCCCTCTAAAAGTGTTAAAGGTTCTTACTGACGAGCGCACTCGCCGCCAGATTAATAACCTACGCCATGCAACAAACAGTGAGCTACTGTGCGAAGCCTTTCTACATGCGTACACAGGCCAACCACTACCAACGGATGAAGATCTTCGTAAAGACCGTCCCGACGATATTCCTACTGAAGTGAAAAAACTGATGACAGAGATGGGTATCGAGTTCGAAGCGTTTGACGAAGAATAA